TCGGCCTCGGTGTCTATCAGACCCCGCCGCAGGAGACCTCGTCTGCTGTCGCGGCGGCGCTGTCGGCCGGTTACCGGCACATCGACACCGCGGCGGTCTACGGCAACGAGCGGCAGGTCGGGGAGGCCGTCCTGAAGTCCGGTGTCGACCGGGCCGAGGTCTTCCTGGAGACCAAGATCTGGATCAGTGACTTCGGCTACGACCAGACCCTGCACGGCTTCGAGAAGGGCGCGGGCAAGCTCGGCGTCGACCGGATCGACCTGCTCCTTCTGCATCAGCCGCTGCCGTCGGATTTCGACCGGACGCTGGAGGCCTACCGTGCCCTGGAGACGCTGCTCGCCGACGGGAAGGTCCGTGCGATCGGGGTCAGCAACTTCATGGTCGAGCACCTCACCGCCCTGCTCGAGCGGGCGAGTGTCGTCCCCGCGGTGAACCAGATCGAGGTGCATCCCTACTTCGCCCAGCGCGCGGTGCAGGAGTTCGGTGCCGAGCACGGCATCCACACGCAGGCGTGGTCGCCGATCGGTGGGATCACCTTCTACCGTGACAGCGCCCACGACAGCACCCTGCGGGACCCGGTGATCGGCGAGATCGGGCAGGCGCACGGCCGGACGCCGGCCCAGGTGATGCTGCGCTGGCACCTGCAGCAGGGCCGGTCGACGATCCCGAAGTCGACACGGCCGGAGCGGATCGCGGAGAACTTCGACGTGTTCGACTTCGAGCTGACCGACCGGCAGCTCGCCGCGATCGACGGCCTCGACACCGACCGGCGCGGCGGCCCGGAGCCCGGTGACATCACCCTCGCGAACTTCGGCATGCCGATTCCCGAGGCCTGATCACCCCGTTCCGCCGGGGGAGACGCCCCAGCCCGCCGGGCTGCCCGTCGTCGACGTCCGTCCAGCGGCCGACAGGACCCGCGCACCCGCGTGGCCGGCCGGCTCCCGCGCGACCACGGTCCGACGTGCGTGGCATGCGGTGGGTCAGCGGCTCGGTGTGCTGAGCCAGTCGACGATCGCGCGGGAGATGACACCGTCCGCGCGTTCGTCGTATCCCTCGAAGCACGGCATCGAGTTGGCCTCCAGGAAGTACCATTCCCCCGTCGCACGGTCGATCTTGAAATCGACGCCCAGGAACGGCACCCCGCAGAACTCGGTGAGGCGAGCGCATCCGTCGGCGACTTCTGGGGGCGGGGTCAGCGGCCGGTAGCCGTTGACGCCGCGGACTGTCCGGTAGTCGAGCACCGGCGAGTCGATGAGCTCACCGAACGACCGGTCGCCGACCACGTGGATCCGTACGTCAGGACCGATGACGCGCTCCTGGAAGAGCACCGGCAGGCGCCTGATGCGTGGCAGGTCGGCCTCGTGACGCGGCTCGAGGACGGTCGCCCAGGTCTTGGTGGCGCTCGCGCCCTTGAAGATCGCGCCGTTGCGGCAGCCCCGGATGAACCGCGACGCCTCCACGGGATCGGAGGTGAGGCAGGTCTCCGGGATCCGCCAGCCACCGACCTCGCCGAGGGTGACCGCGTGCAGAACCTTGGTGAATCCTGACGCTTCGCGCAGCGGGGGGTTCATCACCTTGCCGGGGACCGCCTCCAATATTCGCGCTAAAGCCTCTGCCTGCCCGCCGGCGGCCGCGGCCAGTTCCGGGGTCGGTGCGGCCGCGGAGACGTCCATGAGGCGACACCAGATTCCCGAGAAGTCACCGAGGCGGTGTTTCTCGCCGGACAGCGAGAGTTCGGTTTCGTCGGGGCCGTCCAACGGTACGCGGATACTGCCGCGCATCGCCAGCGACGGCAGGTCGACGGACCGAAACGCGACCCGTGCCCGCCGGAGGGCCCGGACCCCGGCGGTGAAGGTCGGGTCGGCCGCCAGGCCGAGGCACAGGATCATGAGGTGAGCCGATTCAGCAGCGCCGTGTAGACCCGCTCCTCGACAAGCGGGAACAGGCGGCGGTCGGGCCAGCACGACACGTCGAGCAGCCGAGTGACGCCGTCTTCCAGTTCCACCGTGAAATCGACGAAATCCATTCCGCTCCGCCGAAGCCAGGAGATGACGGGGGCCACCCGGTCAGCCAGGTCCGGGTCGAGACGATCCCCGGTCGTGCTCACATCGAACGCGGTGGATCCGGCAAGGACGACCCGGCGGGTACGGCTCGGGTCGCTGTCGCCGATCTGCACGACGTCGAACCTGCTCCGAGGAGCATCGGGATCCACCATCGCCCAGCTGGGCAGGCGGTACATCGTGGTTCCGGGTGCGGATCCCGCATTGAGGATCACCGTGCGCGGCGGGGCGACGGCACCGTACCTTGCGAGCTCCAGCGGATCCAGGCGCGGGAAGAACCCCCGAGCGGACGGTCTGTTCACGACAGGCCCGGGCCACAGCGCGACCGCCGACCAGAAGGCCGCGTACCTCTCGGCGGAGACGAAGGCCCGCTGCGTGTCCGGCTCGTGACCCCAGTCGCCCAGCCCCCGGGTCAGTACCCCGCTGACCTCCACCTCGTCGATCGTGATCCGCGTGCGGCAGACGCGATCCCGGGTCACGCGCACCGTGATTCCCACCCGACCGAACTCGGCCGCCACCACTGTCGGCACGCCGCCACGGTTCGCGAAATCGGCGAACCGGCCGGCGGTGTCGTCCGTGTCCGGGGCGATGACCAGGAGAGTCATGGCCCCGGGACATCCAGGGAAAACAGGGCCTCGGCGACCTGCCAAGCCGTCCGCGCAAGGTCCGCGACGGCCGCCGGCCTGGCCTCGGCGGGGATGAACGGCAGTTCCTCGTCGGAGCCGATCTCGTCCGCCGGCGATTCCCGAGAAGCCGGGTCCATGACGGTCTTCCGGTCAGCGTGGACCGCGAAGCAGACCCACCGGCCGCTCCATCGTCTCCTTGCGTTCCGTGGTCTCGCTGCTTTCGCTGCTCTCGGTGCTTTCCGAACGTTCGGAGGTCTCGCTGCCCTCAGTGCCCTCAGTGCCCTCGGAGCCCATCCTGGAAACCTCGGTGAATCCGCTTCGCGACGACAGGCCACGATATTCCGCGGCGAGTGTCCGGATCTGGGCGGGAAAGTCCGAGGATGATGATCTTCCGGCCATGGCGTCCTCTCGGGGTCCGCGCTCTCTACCTGTGACTTCGATATAACATCCGTACGTTGGCCTCGTCAACGAGGTTTCGGTCGATTATGCGCGAGTGCGCGCGGGTGATGTAGAGCTGTACGCGCCCTCGGAATGCAACAACCCTCGTCGAAGGCTCCGGTGGTCGCGTACCGGGTCAGCCGAGACCGAGCTCGTCGGCGCGCAGGGCCACCGCCCGGCGGGTCGGCAGGTCCAGTTTGGTGAGGATGGCGGAGACGTGATGGTCGGCGGTCTTCACCGAGATGTAGAGGCGGGTGGCGATCTCGGCGTTGGTCAGCCCTCGGGCGACCAGCCTGGCCACGTCGAGCTGACGGTTCGTCAGGCCCGCCGGGTTCGCCCGGGTGCTCTCGCGGGGCCGCCTGGGAAGCTGGGTGATGCCGTCGCGGCGCAGGGCCGCCCGCTGCCGGTCGGCGGTGCCGGTGGCGCCGAGCTGGTCCAGCAGCTCCACGCCGTGTGCCCGCTGGCCGGGGTCGGGGGAGTCGCACAGCGCCATCGCCTCGGCGAAGGGCTCACCGGTACGACGCCACCACGACGCGGCCTCGTCGTGATCGCCCGTGAGACTGAGCCGGAACGGCGGCGCCACCTCGTCGGGCCAGCGGCTCAGCAGCCCGAGCCGGGCCAGCCAGACCGCGAGGTCGCCGGCGGCCCAGGCCGTCCCGGCGATCCCCGTCGCGCCGGCTGTGCCGGCAGTACCGGCAGTACCGGTGGCCGTGCCGGCCGGGCTGGCGGGCGACCCGGTCTCGGTGATCGCGGCGGCCGCGCGGGTGACCCGGGCGTCGGGCACCTCGGTGAGCCACATCCGTTCGGCCAGCGCGGAGAGCACCGCCAGCCGGCGCAGCGGCTCGTCGAGGTGTTCGGCGAGGTCCCAGGCGGTGTCCAGGGCGGCCAGTGCGGCGGCGGCCGGGACGTCCGCGCCCCGGCGCAGCGGCACCAGAGCGGTGACGAGCAGTGGCCACAGCGTCGCGAGCGGCATGCCGCGATCCTCGATCACCTGCTCCGCGTCCTCGACCGCCGCGCTCCACCGGCCGCGGGCGAAGTGCAGCCGCGCGCGCACGGCGGTCTGCCAGTGCCGGCAGATCGGGATGTCGCGCTCGACGGTGAACGGCAGGGACTCGTCGAGGACGCGCTGGCCCTCGTGGTA
This DNA window, taken from Parafrankia discariae, encodes the following:
- a CDS encoding aldo/keto reductase, translated to MSTVTPVTLNNGVEMPAVGLGVYQTPPQETSSAVAAALSAGYRHIDTAAVYGNERQVGEAVLKSGVDRAEVFLETKIWISDFGYDQTLHGFEKGAGKLGVDRIDLLLLHQPLPSDFDRTLEAYRALETLLADGKVRAIGVSNFMVEHLTALLERASVVPAVNQIEVHPYFAQRAVQEFGAEHGIHTQAWSPIGGITFYRDSAHDSTLRDPVIGEIGQAHGRTPAQVMLRWHLQQGRSTIPKSTRPERIAENFDVFDFELTDRQLAAIDGLDTDRRGGPEPGDITLANFGMPIPEA